A genomic region of Rhipicephalus sanguineus isolate Rsan-2018 chromosome 1, BIME_Rsan_1.4, whole genome shotgun sequence contains the following coding sequences:
- the LOC119391753 gene encoding uncharacterized protein LOC119391753 translates to MQGRRSSRKLRVVRRQESPPDEVVPVREGRRQSRVLRVIPVGPTPPSRQLIRVIEDSPSESSGQAVHIVQKKASKRTSLEADHGTGGSAERSSSSETEQPTVRVYRRHSEPAPQVSVISEREVSTSEDEKHVYLVKRDESDSETQIRITGEEKQSTTKAVIVRQNSPPPVKLKVFKEAAPPQQTFHVHQKEPPPPPRLRIIKEPPDPPKTFHVHQKEPPEPAQLHLIREPAEPPQTFHVHQKEPPEPAQLHLIREPAEPPQTFHVHQKEPPAPAQLHLIKEPPGPPQTFHIHQKEPASPPQLHLIREPAGPPQTFHIHQKEPPAPPQIHVIKQPCPPPMPVHIIQREPAPPPEIHIIKQPAPPPQTFHVIQKEPAPPPQLHIVKQAAPVPPPVHVVQKEPAPPPQLHLVKEPPPPAQTFHVRQKEPAPPAQLHIIKEPAGPPQTFHVHQKEPAPPPELHLIKEPAGPPQTFHVHQKEPAPPPELHVIKEPAEPPPTFHVHQKEPTPPPELHVIKEPAGPPPTFHVHQKEPTLPPELHVIKEPAEPPPKFHVHQQEPTPPPEVHIIKEPAPPPQTVHVHQQEPTPPPKVQVIKEPAPPPKTIHVHEKEPAPPPEVHIIKEAAQVQQKIIVQEAETPPPEVCVVKEAAPATQAIRVHQESAASPKVRSVKSLKLPVVRNVRGHQEDGRDSPPTIQVRKQERHSSVRTVELQQPEGRQSPAHVRVLRNAPRSPTQFVHLRHLEASSSSSVTEIDASDTVTRVLSFPRPHSPRAAEVRHVRADDDSDTVVYLRNRGEEQSSSATGGGGGDDEEEDEGQVQTIRLVREQPARRSIRVIDARPQSPTRSSYAGQSRSTPRIKRR, encoded by the exons ATGCAGGGTCGCCGATCGTCGCGTAAACTACGCGTCGTGCGACGCCAAGAATCGCCGCCCGACGAGGTTGTTCCGGTGAGAGAGGGTAGGAGGCAGTCGCGGGTGCTACGCGTCATCCCTGTTGGACCAACACCGCCGTCTCGGCAACTCATCCGCGTCATCGAAGATTCGCCGTCAGAGTCCTCCGGGCAAGCAGTGCACATCGTGCAGAAGAAGGCTTCGAAGCGCACCTCGCTAGAGGCTGACCACGGCACCGGCGGGAGCGCGGAGCGGTCGTCATCCTCAGAGACAGAGCAGCCGACCGTCCGCGTCTACCGACGGCACTCAGAGCCAGCGCCCCAAGTTAGCGTGATCAGCGAAAGGGAGGTCTCCACGAGCGAGGACGAAAAACATGTGTACCTGGTCAAGAGAGACGAGTCCGACAGTGAAACGCAGATAAGAATCACTGGGGAAGAGAAACAGTCGACTACTAAAGCCGTCATCGTGCGCCAAAATTCACCACCACCGGTCAAGCTGAAGGTGTTCAAGGAAGCCGCGCCCCCGCAACAGACCTTTCACGTGCACCAAAAGGAGCCTCCGCCTCCGCCCAGGCTGCGAATCATCAAGGAGCCTCCCGATCCCCCAAAGACATTTCACGTTCATCAGAAAGAACCTCCTGAGCCAGCTCAGCTGCACCTTATCCGTGAACCCGCGGAACCTCCGCAAACGTTTCACGTTCATCAGAAAGAACCTCCTGAGCCAGCTCAGCTACACCTAATCCGTGAACCCGCGGAACCTCCGCAAACGTTTCACGTTCACCAAAAGGAACCTCCGGCGCCTGCGCAACTGCACCTTATAAAGGAGCCACCGGGACCGCCTCAGACGTTCCACATCCACCAAAAAGAGCCGGCCAGCCCACCGCAGCTGCACCTGATTCGCGAACCTGCCGGGCCACCGCAGACCTTCCATATTCACCAGAAGGAACCTCCGGCGCCGCCACAGATCCATGTCATCAAGCAACCGTGTCCTCCTCCGATGCCCGTGCACATCATACAAAGGGAGCCTGCGCCACCCCCAGAGATCCATATCATTAAGCAACCTGCGCCGCCACCACAGACGTTCCACGTAATTCAGAAGGAGCCAGCCCCGCCCCCGCAACTGCACATCGTCAAGCAGGCCGCGCCGGTGCCGCCCCCTGTACACGTCGTGCAAAAGGAacccgcaccaccgccgcaaTTGCACCTCGTCAAGGAACCACCTCCTCCAGCGCAAACATTCCACGTGCGCCAGAAGGAACCAGCCCCGCCCGCTCAGCTGCACATCATCAAGGAGCCGGCGGGGCCTCCCCAGACTTTCCACGTGCACCAAAAAGAGCCCGCGCCTCCGCCTGAGCTGCACCTCATCAAGGAGCCCGCGGGGCCTCCTCAGACGTTCCACGTGCACCAGAAAGAGCCCGCGCCTCCGCCTGAACTGCACGTCATCAAGGAACCCGCTGAACCCCCTCCAACGTTCCACGTGCACCAAAAAGAGCCCACGCCTCCGCCTGAACTGCACGTCATCAAGGAACCCGCTGGACCCCCTCCGACGTTCCACGTGCACCAAAAAGAGCCCACGCTTCCGCCTGAACTGCACGTGATCAAGGAACCCGCTGAACCCCCTCCGAAGTTTCACGTACACCAGCAAGAACCCACGCCGCCTCCAGAAGTGCACATCATCAAGGAACCTGCACCTCCGCCTCAAACAGTACACGTGCATCAGCAGGAGCCCACACCGCCTCCCAAAGTTCAGGTTATCAAGGAACCAGCCCCGCCACCGAAAACCATCCACGTGCACGAGAAAGAACCGGCACCGCCGCCTGAGGTACACATAATCAAGGAAGCGGCTCAAGTACAGCAGAAGATTATCGTGCAAGAAGCAGAGACTCCTCCCCCAGAAGTTTGCGTTGTCAAGGAAGCGGCCCCAGCAACGCAAGCAATTCGCGTGCACCAGGAGTCGGCAGCTTCACCGAAGGTGCGCTCTGTTAAGTCGCTCAAGTTGCCCGTCGTCCGAAATGTCCGCGGCCACCAGGAGGATGGGCGGGACTCACCGCCGACCATTCAAGTACGCAAGCAGGAACGGCACAGCTCTGTACGCACCGTTGAGTTGCAGCAGCCGGAAGGACGGCAGTCGCCAGCGCACGTGCGCGTCCTTAGAAACGCGCCGCGGTCGCCGACGCAGTTCGTGCACCTTCGTCACCTCGAGGCATCGTCGTCGAGCTCCGTCACTGAGATAGACGCCAGCGATACGGTCACCAGGGTCTTAAGCTTCCCGCGGCCACACAGCCCACGCGCCGCTGAG GTGCGGCACGTCAGAGCAGACGACGACAGTGACACGGTGGTGTACCTGCGGAATCGCGGCGAGGAGCAATCGTCGTCGGccaccggtggtggtggcggcgacgacgaagaagaggacgaagggcAGGTGCAGACCATACGGCTCGTCAGGGAGCAGCCAGCGCGCCGTTCCATACGGGTCATCGACGCCCGGCCGCAGAGTCCCACCAGGTCATCCTACGCCGGACAGTCCCGTTCCACGCCACGCATTAAGAGGCGCTAG